The proteins below come from a single Benincasa hispida cultivar B227 chromosome 4, ASM972705v1, whole genome shotgun sequence genomic window:
- the LOC120076878 gene encoding D-aminoacyl-tRNA deacylase isoform X1 gives MVTLVVATTIDPASINPANELLAMPGWLPGPPLQEMKSFANRDVRLLQHDRSIVVEDDLDNRWEELTGEVVDEVIFFSRHTAVSNRPALTVHPIGVPHLRDGEVPPQGGKPGWAAPPSPRIGPWLRLLKGIAQSHNLVPEFEITLEGTHHGPVTNKPTLFLEIGSTDEYWRRQDAARVVALLVWEGLAIGGGNDVGNWNSREHGKNNKVLLGIGGGHYAPRHMDIVLKDGVWVSHLLSGYSLPMEDLNQSNGETNNKGIGGSWKEAIKAAYEATKLAFPGGEIIAHLDHKSFKGWQKNAITGFLGEQGIKIGKPNDFY, from the exons ATGGTGACGCTAGTGGTGGCAACGACAATCGATCCAGCATCCATCAATCCTGCAAACGAGCTCCTCGCCATGCCCGGATGGCTCCCCGGCCCTCCTCTCCAG GAAATGAAAAGCTTCGCCAATCGAGATGTGAGGCTGCTGCAACACGACAGGAGTATTGTTGTTGAGGATGACCTCGACAATCGTTGGGAGGAGCTCACCGGCGAGGTCGTGGACGAGGTCATTTTCTTCAGCCGGCATACTGCTGTTTCGAATCGTCCTGCACTCACTGTTCATCCGATTG GGGTTCCTCATTTGCGAGATGGGGAAGTTCCGCCGCAAGGAGGGAAGCCTGGATGGGCGGCGCCGCCGAGCCCTCGTATAGGTCCTTGGCTGAGGCTATTGAAGGGCATTGCACAATCCCATAACTTAGTGCCAGAGTTCGAG ATTACGTTGGAGGGTACTCATCATGGACCTGTGACAAATAAACCAACCCTGTTTCTGGAAATTG GCAGTACAGACGAGTATTGGAGGAGGCAAGATGCTGCCCGTGTTGTTGCTCTA CTTGTCTGGGAAGGACTTGCTATCGGAGGAGGAAACGATGTAGGAAACTGGAACAG CAGGGAACATGGCAAGAACAATAAAGTCCTTCTGGGCATCGGGGGTGGACATTATGCACCTCGCCACATGGACATAGTTCT AAAAGATGGAGTTTGGGTAAGCCACTTGCTCTCTGGATATTCATTGCCAATGGAAGATCTGAACCAGTCGAATGGCGAAACAAACAACAAAGGTATCGGCGGTAGCTGGAAAGAAGCGATTAAAGCAGCATATGAGGCTACTAAATTGGCTTTCCCAGGTGGAGAGATCATAGCACACCTTGATCACAA GAGTTTCAAGGGCTGGCAGAAGAATGCCATAACAGGGTTCTTGGGTGAACAGGGCATTAAGATTGGGAAACCAAATGACTTCTACTGA
- the LOC120076878 gene encoding D-aminoacyl-tRNA deacylase isoform X2 codes for MVTLVVATTIDPASINPANELLAMPGWLPGPPLQEMKSFANRDVRLLQHDRSIVVEDDLDNRWEELTGEVVDEVIFFSRHTAVSNRPALTVHPIGVPHLRDGEVPPQGGKPGWAAPPSPRIGPWLRLLKGIAQSHNLVPEFEITLEGTHHGPVTNKPTLFLEIGSTDEYWRRQDAARVVALLVWEGLAIGGGNDVGNWNREHGKNNKVLLGIGGGHYAPRHMDIVLKDGVWVSHLLSGYSLPMEDLNQSNGETNNKGIGGSWKEAIKAAYEATKLAFPGGEIIAHLDHKSFKGWQKNAITGFLGEQGIKIGKPNDFY; via the exons ATGGTGACGCTAGTGGTGGCAACGACAATCGATCCAGCATCCATCAATCCTGCAAACGAGCTCCTCGCCATGCCCGGATGGCTCCCCGGCCCTCCTCTCCAG GAAATGAAAAGCTTCGCCAATCGAGATGTGAGGCTGCTGCAACACGACAGGAGTATTGTTGTTGAGGATGACCTCGACAATCGTTGGGAGGAGCTCACCGGCGAGGTCGTGGACGAGGTCATTTTCTTCAGCCGGCATACTGCTGTTTCGAATCGTCCTGCACTCACTGTTCATCCGATTG GGGTTCCTCATTTGCGAGATGGGGAAGTTCCGCCGCAAGGAGGGAAGCCTGGATGGGCGGCGCCGCCGAGCCCTCGTATAGGTCCTTGGCTGAGGCTATTGAAGGGCATTGCACAATCCCATAACTTAGTGCCAGAGTTCGAG ATTACGTTGGAGGGTACTCATCATGGACCTGTGACAAATAAACCAACCCTGTTTCTGGAAATTG GCAGTACAGACGAGTATTGGAGGAGGCAAGATGCTGCCCGTGTTGTTGCTCTA CTTGTCTGGGAAGGACTTGCTATCGGAGGAGGAAACGATGTAGGAAACTGGAACAG GGAACATGGCAAGAACAATAAAGTCCTTCTGGGCATCGGGGGTGGACATTATGCACCTCGCCACATGGACATAGTTCT AAAAGATGGAGTTTGGGTAAGCCACTTGCTCTCTGGATATTCATTGCCAATGGAAGATCTGAACCAGTCGAATGGCGAAACAAACAACAAAGGTATCGGCGGTAGCTGGAAAGAAGCGATTAAAGCAGCATATGAGGCTACTAAATTGGCTTTCCCAGGTGGAGAGATCATAGCACACCTTGATCACAA GAGTTTCAAGGGCTGGCAGAAGAATGCCATAACAGGGTTCTTGGGTGAACAGGGCATTAAGATTGGGAAACCAAATGACTTCTACTGA